In Verrucomicrobiia bacterium, the following proteins share a genomic window:
- a CDS encoding serine/threonine protein kinase has translation MGDECPARSRIEALAGDLLSEGEEAALTAHVETCEACAGVLESVARSGWEGMDVRCLAFEAGVADPGGTVAALIRCAQLGAWDSPVDVEALVMSALDRPSGPGMLGRWAGYEVIEVSGRGGMGMVFKARDPTLNRWVALKVTVPLEEAGQGRASEAFLDEARAVAAIRHDHVAELHTAGREHGLLHLVMPFYAEGSLEGWIGRSPSLPVPDTARIGKQLARALAATHARGVLHRDLKPSNVLLDGGIHHVRLADFGLAQTGGREVPGTWGRVVGTPQFVAPETAAGGAYDVRSDLFGLGALLYLLAAGKWPRRGDTIGEVLRAAASDPIPPVRASNPKLPPAFASIVDRLVAFRPEDRFVSADAVVVALERFERTAREGRRVLPGLGWAAGLLLLAAAAVLWLDALGRTAVVNAWLCHLRGDGYHVRGQFGSHARLADAVGACRDGGVVEVRFDGERHTDGFRVGDRSVTLRAARGFVPVLVATNRYEPLILADGPLTLEGLTLAARADRMDPGPLILVEHASLHLLNCRLMRTPGDAEDVLVRGGRRVPPEDNTRTYRPLVLLTSGSMAHLKNCLLLGVHATGIGLGAGQGTLRVEIENSILVIHRALAVRPDADGGARIESRGSVFVTATLLDLWHAPRHGEFSVLWRDSLVDRTGGMLLRWNRAQGHPALERLNWRETNMVYAGVGHFASERRRGEAGAEEPWHRLPSVPQGGHRVTDRGVFDSVLHRSSRRLQAVDLDLDGAWVAAEVMQAWDATWIGEGSSFERFRKDAAYPAWLDRVGATVTDWNRSRRHAPLAP, from the coding sequence ATGGGGGATGAGTGTCCGGCGCGATCCCGGATCGAGGCGCTGGCCGGGGACCTTTTGTCGGAGGGGGAGGAGGCCGCACTGACCGCGCACGTGGAGACTTGCGAGGCCTGCGCAGGGGTTCTGGAGTCCGTGGCCCGATCCGGGTGGGAGGGGATGGACGTGCGATGCCTGGCGTTCGAAGCCGGGGTTGCCGACCCGGGCGGAACGGTCGCCGCATTGATTCGATGCGCGCAGTTGGGGGCATGGGACAGCCCGGTGGATGTGGAGGCCCTCGTGATGTCCGCGCTGGATCGGCCTTCGGGTCCCGGGATGCTGGGGCGGTGGGCCGGGTATGAGGTGATCGAGGTGTCGGGACGCGGGGGCATGGGGATGGTCTTCAAGGCGCGCGATCCCACGCTGAACCGGTGGGTTGCCTTGAAGGTGACGGTTCCGCTGGAGGAGGCGGGCCAGGGGAGGGCGTCGGAGGCGTTCCTGGACGAGGCCCGGGCGGTGGCGGCGATCCGGCATGATCATGTGGCGGAACTCCACACCGCGGGCCGGGAGCACGGGTTGCTCCATCTGGTCATGCCCTTCTATGCGGAGGGTTCGTTGGAGGGTTGGATCGGGCGTTCGCCCTCCCTGCCGGTTCCCGACACGGCGCGCATCGGGAAGCAACTGGCCCGGGCGCTGGCGGCGACCCACGCACGCGGCGTGCTGCACCGGGACCTGAAGCCGTCGAATGTGCTCCTCGATGGCGGCATTCACCATGTGCGTCTGGCGGACTTCGGACTGGCGCAGACGGGGGGCAGGGAGGTGCCGGGAACGTGGGGGCGGGTTGTCGGCACGCCGCAGTTCGTGGCTCCGGAAACGGCGGCGGGAGGGGCCTATGACGTGCGCAGCGATCTCTTCGGACTTGGGGCGCTGCTCTACCTGCTGGCCGCCGGGAAATGGCCCCGGCGCGGCGACACGATCGGGGAGGTGCTCCGGGCCGCCGCGTCGGACCCGATTCCACCCGTGCGCGCGTCGAACCCGAAGCTTCCGCCGGCCTTCGCGAGCATCGTGGACCGGCTGGTGGCCTTTCGCCCCGAGGATCGGTTCGTCAGCGCCGACGCCGTGGTGGTGGCGCTGGAACGATTCGAGCGGACGGCCCGCGAGGGGCGAAGGGTCCTGCCCGGCCTTGGCTGGGCCGCGGGGCTGCTGCTGCTTGCCGCCGCTGCCGTGCTCTGGCTCGACGCCCTCGGCCGCACGGCGGTCGTGAACGCGTGGCTCTGCCACCTTCGAGGCGACGGGTATCACGTGCGCGGGCAGTTCGGAAGCCATGCCCGACTGGCGGACGCTGTCGGGGCCTGCCGGGATGGCGGGGTGGTGGAGGTGCGTTTCGATGGAGAGCGGCACACGGATGGGTTCCGGGTTGGGGACCGGTCGGTGACCCTGCGTGCCGCGCGGGGCTTTGTGCCGGTGCTGGTCGCGACGAACCGATACGAGCCGCTGATCCTCGCCGATGGCCCTTTGACCCTGGAGGGATTGACCCTGGCGGCGCGCGCCGACCGGATGGATCCGGGGCCGCTCATCCTGGTGGAGCATGCGTCCCTGCACCTGCTGAACTGCCGGTTGATGCGGACCCCCGGCGATGCGGAGGATGTCCTTGTACGTGGGGGGAGAAGGGTGCCGCCCGAGGACAATACGCGAACCTACCGTCCCCTGGTCCTGTTGACCTCGGGGAGCATGGCACACCTGAAGAACTGCCTGCTGCTGGGGGTTCACGCGACGGGGATCGGCCTGGGTGCGGGGCAAGGGACCCTTCGGGTCGAGATCGAGAATTCGATCCTTGTGATCCATCGCGCCCTGGCGGTTCGACCGGACGCTGACGGGGGAGCGCGGATTGAATCCCGGGGCAGCGTCTTTGTGACGGCGACGCTTCTGGACCTGTGGCATGCACCCCGGCATGGGGAGTTCTCGGTCCTGTGGAGGGATTCCCTGGTGGACCGGACCGGAGGGATGCTGTTGCGCTGGAATCGGGCCCAGGGGCATCCGGCGCTGGAACGATTGAACTGGCGGGAGACGAACATGGTGTACGCAGGCGTGGGACACTTTGCGAGCGAACGGCGGCGAGGCGAGGCCGGGGCGGAGGAGCCCTGGCACCGGCTCCCGAGCGTCCCTCAGGGCGGCCACCGGGTCACGGATCGGGGCGTGTTCGACTCCGTCCTGCATCGGTCGAGCCGTCGCCTTCAGGCCGTCGATCTGGACCTCGACGGCGCCTGGGTTGCGGCGGAGGTCATGCAGGCCTGGGATGCCACCTGGATCGGGGAGGGGTCATCCTTCGAGCGGTTTCGCAAGGACGCGGCGTACCCGGCCTGGCTCGATCGGGTGGGCGCGACGGTGACGGACTGGAATCGGAGCCGCCGCCACGCGCCCCTGGCGCCATGA
- a CDS encoding sigma-70 family RNA polymerase sigma factor, which translates to MVRDVPTRRSLLLRLRDGKDQEAWAGFVEIYTPAIYGFCRRRGLREADAADVTQDVLRALAGALPRFEYDPERSRFRQWLYTVVRSKLNNFLSAQARRPRLAGETTLARLEGRPPEEGSEEDWQREHREQLVRWAAARIRPEFKAVTWDAFWRTAVVGEPAERVAGDLSLSLNAVYIARSRVIRRLKRTIDTLGDVLDGTGEWDHGG; encoded by the coding sequence ATGGTCAGAGATGTGCCGACCCGGCGTTCGTTGCTGTTGCGCCTCCGGGACGGGAAGGACCAGGAGGCTTGGGCCGGGTTTGTGGAGATCTACACGCCCGCGATCTATGGATTCTGCCGGCGTCGAGGGCTTCGGGAGGCGGACGCGGCGGATGTGACGCAGGACGTGTTGCGGGCGCTGGCGGGGGCGTTGCCGCGGTTCGAGTACGATCCGGAACGAAGCCGGTTCCGGCAGTGGCTGTACACGGTGGTTCGCAGCAAGCTGAACAACTTCCTCTCGGCCCAGGCGCGGCGGCCGCGGCTGGCCGGTGAGACGACGCTGGCCCGGCTGGAAGGACGTCCACCGGAGGAGGGTTCGGAGGAGGACTGGCAGCGGGAGCATCGGGAGCAGTTGGTGCGCTGGGCGGCCGCCCGGATCCGCCCGGAGTTCAAGGCCGTGACCTGGGACGCCTTTTGGCGGACGGCGGTGGTTGGCGAGCCGGCGGAGCGGGTGGCGGGCGATCTGTCGTTGAGTCTGAACGCGGTCTATATCGCGCGTTCGCGGGTGATCCGTCGCCTGAAGCGGACGATCGATACGCTGGGGGATGTCCTGGATGGAACAGGGGAGTGGGACCATGGGGGATGA
- a CDS encoding Gfo/Idh/MocA family oxidoreductase translates to MKRIPSSPRISRRRFLAAAGAGIALPTFVPATVFGAAGRPAPSNRITMGVVGWGMQGPGNTGNFMRQPDCQVVASANIDRNHLQASLRSINRHYDNRDCRAYEDYREMLARKDIDTVMLAVPDQWHGVMSVEAARSGKDIFGEKPLARTIAEQQAIVRAVQSNQRIWQTGSWQRSERNFHYAAEIVRNGLIGRVTRVEVGLPSGHHDFAGTGKPLIEALSRLPDPVTNLSRLMPGTPAWKVAMTAPPSELQYDRWIGPARMEPYVQARVHMNWRWNYNTGGGQLLDWIGHHGDIAHWGLGNDDRIGPSEVSGTGEFPAAEALWNTCTRYRITCRYPNDIELVIAGGHNDIRGGTKWVGTDGWVWVNRGNGFEASNKAWEENRRLPEELRKVKLPFAEGGHYRNFLDSVKSRQPTVTPVEVAHCSAVPGHLGLIAMLTGRKIRWDAEREQILNDPGASELLSRPTRAPWSLG, encoded by the coding sequence ATGAAACGCATCCCTTCCAGTCCACGGATTTCACGTCGCCGGTTCTTGGCCGCTGCCGGAGCGGGGATTGCGCTGCCGACTTTTGTGCCGGCGACGGTGTTTGGGGCGGCCGGCCGGCCGGCGCCCTCGAACCGGATCACCATGGGGGTGGTGGGCTGGGGGATGCAGGGGCCGGGCAACACGGGGAATTTCATGAGGCAGCCGGACTGCCAGGTGGTGGCCAGCGCGAACATCGACCGCAACCATCTTCAAGCGTCGCTGCGATCCATCAACCGGCACTACGACAACCGGGACTGCCGGGCCTACGAGGACTACCGGGAAATGCTGGCCCGGAAGGATATCGACACGGTAATGCTGGCGGTTCCGGATCAGTGGCATGGGGTGATGTCGGTCGAGGCGGCCCGCAGTGGGAAGGATATCTTCGGCGAGAAGCCGCTGGCCCGGACCATTGCCGAGCAGCAGGCGATCGTGAGGGCGGTGCAATCGAACCAGCGGATCTGGCAGACGGGTTCATGGCAGCGGTCGGAGCGCAATTTCCACTACGCGGCGGAGATTGTGCGCAACGGGCTGATCGGTCGGGTGACGCGTGTCGAGGTGGGATTGCCCAGTGGACACCACGATTTTGCGGGGACGGGCAAGCCTTTGATCGAGGCGCTGAGCCGGTTGCCTGACCCGGTGACGAACTTGTCCCGTCTGATGCCGGGTACGCCGGCGTGGAAGGTGGCGATGACGGCCCCGCCGTCCGAGCTCCAGTACGACCGCTGGATTGGGCCGGCGAGAATGGAGCCTTATGTGCAGGCGCGAGTGCACATGAACTGGCGCTGGAACTACAATACCGGTGGCGGGCAATTGCTGGACTGGATCGGGCATCATGGAGACATCGCCCACTGGGGTTTGGGTAACGATGACCGGATTGGGCCAAGCGAGGTGTCGGGCACCGGCGAATTTCCCGCGGCCGAGGCGTTGTGGAACACCTGCACGCGGTACCGGATCACCTGCCGATACCCGAATGACATCGAATTGGTGATCGCCGGCGGCCACAACGACATCCGGGGCGGAACCAAATGGGTTGGGACCGACGGCTGGGTCTGGGTGAACCGCGGTAATGGATTCGAGGCGTCGAACAAGGCTTGGGAGGAGAACCGCCGGCTTCCAGAGGAACTGCGCAAGGTGAAGCTGCCCTTCGCGGAAGGTGGCCACTACCGGAACTTCCTCGACAGCGTGAAGTCGCGTCAACCGACGGTGACGCCGGTCGAGGTGGCGCACTGCTCGGCGGTGCCCGGTCACCTGGGGCTGATCGCAATGCTGACCGGACGGAAGATCCGCTGGGACGCCGAGCGGGAGCAGATCCTCAACGATCCGGGCGCGAGTGAACTGCTGTCGCGTCCGACGCGGGCGCCTTGGTCATTGGGCTAG
- a CDS encoding sulfatase codes for MRVILGCLGVLVLAGLPGGAADSGPGAVRPNVLFVAIDDLRNDLGVFGVAHARTPHLDRLAATGRLFRRHYVQVPTCGASRGVLWRGRYPTEPAHLGNHAIRDTHGAWAGDSLPARFRGAGYRTLALGKLTHFPGGRTGADWAVGPEELPGAWDRAWVPEGPWQTPLAMMHGYANGAARRAGVSPAWEAHEGPDEAYPDAWVATEAVATLERLAAEKGPWFFAVGFFKPHLPFAVPKAWHDLHAGGVAELSPEAAARPAWPSGWHRSGEFRGNYGHPPGRDPETDGDYARATRRAYAASVSYVDAQVGRVLEALRRLDLEASTVVVVWSDHGFLLGEHAIWGKHCLYEHALRAPLILRTPGLSRPGLPSDAIVETVDLYPTLAGLCGIPVPDGLDGHSLVAQLNDPEAPSAKPARGYWTGGQRTIRTDRWRLIAHGADGGRARHYELFDYQDDPEETRNHVEERPDVVRSLAARLGLRSDEEAAAASGSDL; via the coding sequence ATGAGAGTGATTCTGGGTTGTCTCGGGGTGTTGGTCCTTGCTGGCCTGCCCGGAGGGGCGGCGGACTCCGGGCCGGGAGCGGTGCGGCCGAATGTCCTGTTCGTCGCCATTGACGATTTGCGGAACGATCTCGGGGTGTTCGGAGTGGCCCACGCACGGACGCCGCATCTGGACAGGCTTGCTGCGACGGGCCGGTTGTTTCGGAGGCATTACGTGCAGGTTCCCACCTGCGGGGCGTCGCGGGGCGTACTGTGGCGGGGGCGGTATCCGACGGAGCCGGCGCATTTGGGCAACCACGCCATACGTGACACACACGGTGCGTGGGCCGGGGATTCGCTTCCGGCGCGGTTTCGGGGGGCGGGGTATCGGACCCTGGCCTTGGGGAAGCTGACGCATTTTCCTGGGGGACGGACTGGTGCGGATTGGGCGGTCGGGCCCGAAGAACTGCCGGGGGCGTGGGACCGGGCGTGGGTGCCCGAGGGGCCATGGCAGACGCCCCTGGCCATGATGCACGGGTATGCCAACGGGGCGGCGCGGCGAGCGGGCGTGTCGCCGGCCTGGGAGGCGCACGAGGGTCCCGATGAGGCCTATCCGGACGCCTGGGTGGCGACGGAAGCGGTGGCGACGCTGGAGCGGCTGGCAGCGGAGAAGGGGCCCTGGTTTTTCGCCGTGGGATTCTTCAAGCCGCATCTGCCGTTCGCCGTTCCGAAGGCATGGCACGATCTGCACGCGGGTGGGGTGGCAGAGCTTTCACCCGAGGCGGCGGCCCGGCCCGCATGGCCGTCGGGGTGGCATCGGAGCGGGGAGTTTCGGGGGAACTATGGGCACCCGCCGGGAAGGGATCCGGAGACGGATGGGGACTATGCCCGGGCGACGCGGCGGGCCTATGCGGCGAGCGTGAGTTATGTGGATGCGCAGGTGGGGCGGGTGCTGGAAGCCCTGCGACGACTGGATCTCGAGGCGTCCACGGTGGTGGTGGTCTGGAGCGACCATGGGTTCCTGCTCGGAGAACACGCCATTTGGGGAAAGCACTGCCTGTACGAACACGCCTTGCGCGCCCCTCTGATCCTTCGCACTCCGGGACTATCCCGGCCGGGCCTGCCCAGCGACGCGATCGTCGAGACCGTGGATCTGTATCCGACGCTCGCCGGGTTGTGCGGAATTCCGGTGCCGGACGGACTCGATGGGCACAGTCTGGTGGCTCAGTTGAACGATCCCGAGGCGCCATCGGCGAAGCCCGCGCGTGGGTATTGGACCGGCGGCCAGCGAACGATACGGACGGACCGCTGGCGGCTCATTGCGCATGGGGCCGATGGGGGGCGGGCCCGTCATTACGAGCTGTTCGACTATCAGGACGATCCGGAGGAGACCCGAAACCATGTGGAAGAGCGGCCGGACGTGGTGCGGTCCCTGGCAGCGCGGTTGGGCTTGCGATCGGACGAGGAGGCGGCAGCGGCATCGGGGTCGGATCTTTGA
- a CDS encoding arylsulfatase, with protein sequence MAVLMLFLLVGATATGAPIPGAPPPNVVVILADDLGWSDLGCYGGEIATPHLDGLARHGLRFTQFYNSGRCWPTRAALLTGYYPQQIRRDAVPGIPGGGQGRRPDWAPLLPQLLRPLGYRSYHSGKWHIDGPRLQGGFDRSYSVEDHDRFFHPRHHFADDQRLPPIEPDTGFLVTTAIADHAVRHLQEHAREHPDRPFFQYLCFTSPHFPLHAPAEDIAPYIHRYQVGWDVIREERWRRGRSLGLGRHPLSSLEPNVGPPYHFPDALIQLGAGEVNRPVPWIDLDAVQRSFQATKMAIHAAMIDRMDREIGRVLDQLRTMGAWNNTLILFLSDNGASAEIMVRGDGHDPAAAPGSAASYLCLGPGWSSAANTPFRRHKIWAHEGGIATPLIVHWPDGIRARNRFRRSPGHVIDIPPTLMELAGGTWPSERAAEAGLLPPGQSLVPAFRRDVILARDPLWWLHEGHRALRVGDWKIVAARDEPWELYDLRADRSETRNLATRHPDRVEAMAAEWQRLADRHFAAARESSGSDL encoded by the coding sequence ATGGCCGTGCTGATGTTGTTCCTCCTCGTGGGAGCCACGGCCACCGGAGCACCAATACCTGGCGCCCCGCCGCCCAACGTCGTCGTCATACTCGCTGACGACCTGGGCTGGAGCGATCTCGGTTGCTACGGTGGCGAGATCGCCACGCCCCACCTCGACGGACTGGCCCGGCACGGACTCCGCTTCACCCAGTTCTACAATTCCGGACGCTGCTGGCCGACCCGCGCCGCCCTCCTGACCGGCTATTATCCGCAGCAGATCCGTCGCGACGCCGTCCCCGGCATCCCAGGGGGCGGTCAGGGACGTCGCCCGGACTGGGCTCCACTCCTTCCCCAGTTGCTGCGTCCCCTCGGCTACCGTTCCTATCACTCGGGCAAATGGCACATTGACGGGCCGCGACTCCAAGGCGGGTTCGACCGGTCCTACAGCGTCGAGGACCACGACCGCTTCTTCCATCCCCGCCACCACTTCGCCGACGATCAGCGCCTGCCGCCCATCGAACCGGACACCGGATTCCTGGTGACCACCGCCATTGCGGACCACGCCGTCCGCCATCTTCAGGAACACGCCCGCGAACATCCGGACCGCCCCTTCTTTCAGTACCTGTGCTTCACCTCCCCGCACTTTCCTCTCCACGCCCCGGCCGAAGACATCGCGCCCTATATCCACCGGTACCAGGTGGGTTGGGATGTCATCCGCGAGGAACGATGGCGTCGCGGCCGCAGCCTCGGACTGGGTCGCCATCCCCTCTCGTCACTCGAACCGAACGTCGGCCCGCCCTACCACTTTCCCGATGCCCTGATCCAGCTCGGTGCCGGCGAGGTCAACCGCCCCGTTCCCTGGATCGATCTCGACGCCGTCCAGCGCTCCTTCCAGGCGACCAAGATGGCCATTCATGCCGCCATGATCGATCGCATGGATCGCGAAATCGGCCGCGTCCTCGATCAACTCCGCACCATGGGCGCCTGGAACAACACCCTGATCCTCTTCCTCTCGGACAACGGCGCCAGCGCCGAGATCATGGTCCGAGGGGACGGACACGATCCTGCGGCCGCGCCCGGTTCGGCCGCGTCGTACCTATGTCTCGGCCCCGGATGGTCCAGCGCCGCCAACACCCCGTTCCGTCGGCACAAGATCTGGGCCCACGAAGGCGGCATTGCCACGCCCCTGATCGTCCACTGGCCCGACGGCATCCGTGCCCGCAATCGGTTCCGTCGCAGCCCAGGCCATGTCATCGACATCCCGCCCACCCTCATGGAACTGGCGGGGGGAACCTGGCCATCCGAACGTGCTGCTGAGGCGGGGCTCCTGCCCCCGGGCCAAAGCCTCGTTCCGGCCTTCCGCCGCGATGTCATACTGGCCCGCGACCCGCTGTGGTGGCTGCATGAGGGCCACCGCGCGCTCCGGGTCGGCGACTGGAAGATCGTCGCCGCCCGCGACGAACCGTGGGAACTCTACGACCTCCGCGCCGACCGATCCGAGACCCGCAATCTCGCAACCCGCCACCCCGACCGTGTCGAGGCCATGGCGGCCGAATGGCAACGCCTCGCCGATCGCCACTTCGCCGCCGCCCGTGAATCCTCGGGGTCAGATCTCTGA
- the polX gene encoding DNA polymerase/3'-5' exonuclease PolX, with protein sequence MTKDNVAAILEEIGVLLELKGENPFKTRAYHNAARTLEALTEPLERLVAENRLGELKGFGEALQTKVATLVTTGCLPYYDELKASFPPGLLDLLNLPGVGPKKARKLHDALQIASVEDLEAACKDGRVAALDGFGDLSQQRILEGIALRRQFASQHRLGDALATAEPILERLRSHPDVIRCSAAGSLRRWKEVIGDLDFVVSSSRPAAVIESFLHQPGVLKATAQGETKASVVLDNGLQADLRVVRDAEFPFALAYFTGSKEHNIVMRQRAIARGLRLNEYGLSPSDDAPAGRATAPDPCRTEEEIYRALGLSYIPPELREDQGEFLAAERGELPELIEWTQLKGSLHNHSTWSDGRQSLEEIAAHAQDLGCAYWAVTDHSKASFQANGLDARRLREQIRAIRDINRRLEDDGSDFRLLTGTEVDILKDGLDFPDEVLSELDVVVASLHVPARDEAENTRRLIRAARNPWVHMLGHPSGRLLLERPPYPVNLRAIIEACAETGTWIELNASPFRFDLDWRHWHDAVRLGVRCAINCDAHRPEHAGQLRLGAGIARKGWLTRDDVINTRPLPALRQALADRRSRIR encoded by the coding sequence ATGACCAAGGACAACGTGGCGGCAATCCTCGAAGAGATCGGGGTCCTGCTGGAACTGAAGGGGGAAAACCCGTTCAAGACCCGCGCCTACCACAACGCCGCCCGCACCCTCGAAGCCCTCACCGAACCCCTGGAACGTCTCGTCGCCGAGAACCGGCTGGGTGAACTCAAAGGGTTCGGCGAAGCCCTCCAGACCAAGGTCGCCACCCTCGTCACCACCGGGTGCCTTCCCTACTACGACGAACTCAAGGCGTCCTTCCCCCCAGGGTTGCTCGACCTCCTCAACCTCCCCGGCGTCGGCCCCAAAAAGGCCCGCAAACTCCACGACGCCCTCCAGATCGCCTCGGTCGAGGACCTCGAAGCCGCCTGCAAGGACGGTCGCGTCGCCGCCCTCGATGGATTTGGCGACTTGTCCCAGCAACGCATCCTCGAAGGGATCGCCCTGCGCCGCCAGTTCGCCTCCCAGCACCGGCTCGGCGACGCCCTCGCCACGGCGGAACCGATTCTCGAACGGCTCCGCTCCCATCCCGATGTCATCCGCTGTTCGGCCGCCGGAAGCCTGCGCCGCTGGAAAGAGGTCATTGGCGACCTCGATTTCGTGGTCTCGTCATCGCGGCCGGCGGCGGTGATCGAATCCTTCCTCCATCAGCCCGGCGTCCTCAAGGCCACCGCCCAGGGCGAAACCAAGGCCAGCGTCGTGCTCGACAACGGCTTGCAGGCTGATCTCCGCGTGGTGCGCGATGCCGAGTTCCCCTTCGCCCTCGCCTACTTCACCGGCAGCAAGGAACACAATATCGTCATGCGCCAGCGCGCCATCGCCCGCGGTCTGCGCCTGAACGAATACGGCCTGTCCCCATCCGACGATGCCCCTGCCGGCCGCGCCACTGCGCCGGATCCGTGCCGCACCGAGGAGGAAATCTACCGCGCCCTGGGCCTGTCCTACATCCCCCCGGAACTGCGCGAGGATCAGGGCGAATTCCTCGCCGCAGAACGGGGGGAACTCCCCGAACTCATCGAGTGGACCCAGCTCAAGGGCTCCCTCCACAACCACTCGACCTGGAGCGACGGACGCCAGTCCCTCGAGGAGATCGCCGCGCATGCCCAGGACCTCGGTTGCGCCTACTGGGCGGTGACCGACCATTCCAAAGCCTCCTTCCAGGCAAATGGCCTCGACGCCCGCCGCCTTCGCGAGCAGATCCGCGCCATCCGCGACATCAACCGGCGCCTGGAGGACGATGGCAGCGATTTCCGACTGCTGACCGGCACCGAGGTGGACATCCTCAAGGACGGACTCGATTTCCCCGACGAAGTGCTGTCCGAACTGGATGTCGTGGTGGCCAGCCTGCACGTCCCCGCCCGCGACGAGGCCGAAAACACCCGGCGCCTCATCCGTGCCGCACGGAATCCGTGGGTCCACATGCTCGGACATCCCAGCGGTCGTCTCCTGCTCGAACGCCCTCCATACCCCGTCAACCTGCGTGCCATCATCGAGGCCTGCGCCGAAACCGGCACCTGGATCGAACTCAACGCCAGCCCCTTCCGCTTCGACCTCGACTGGCGCCACTGGCACGACGCCGTCCGGCTCGGCGTCCGCTGCGCCATCAACTGCGATGCCCATCGCCCCGAACACGCCGGCCAGCTGCGGCTCGGCGCCGGCATCGCCCGCAAGGGCTGGCTGACCCGCGACGACGTGATCAACACCCGTCCCCTGCCCGCCCTGCGCCAGGCCCTCGCCGACCGCCGGAGCCGCATACGCTGA
- a CDS encoding mandelate racemase/muconate lactonizing enzyme family protein codes for MIGRPSDVRVTGAELYLLPVPTRVPLKFGTETLTRVTCARVRVRVIDRKGRRSEGWGETPLSVQWGWPSALPYEVRLRAMIDLAGRVARLWSEHGAFGHALELGWDFVEGRLPGLWRALNEERGGEPMPWLAALIVASAFDVAIHDAFGNSVGLPVYETYGPEHLNRDLAVFLEPAEPGMSFAGRYPSDYLVPRRDRLRAWHLVGGLDPIAASELRGDEPEDGVPVLLADWIRRDGLKCLKVKLRGNDAAWDYERLVAVGKVAVAGGVDWLTADFNCTVREPAYVNVILDRLRNSHPRLYGMLLYVEQPFPYDLEANPIPAHSVSARKPLFLDESAHDWRLVRHGRQLGWSGVALKTCKTQSGALLSLAWARAHGMELMVQDLTNPMLAQLPHLLLAAHAGTIMGVETNAMQFYPAVSAPEAAVHPGCHARRNGEVDLSTLRGSGFGYRLEAIRRDLPAAEWVYGE; via the coding sequence ATGATCGGCAGGCCCTCGGACGTCCGCGTGACGGGTGCGGAGTTGTACTTGTTGCCGGTGCCCACGCGGGTTCCGTTGAAGTTCGGAACGGAGACGTTGACGCGGGTGACCTGTGCCCGGGTCCGGGTGCGGGTCATCGATCGGAAGGGCCGACGGAGCGAGGGGTGGGGGGAGACGCCTTTGAGCGTCCAGTGGGGATGGCCGTCAGCGCTGCCTTACGAAGTGCGGTTGCGGGCGATGATCGATCTGGCCGGGAGGGTGGCACGGTTGTGGTCGGAGCACGGGGCTTTCGGACATGCGCTCGAATTGGGCTGGGACTTCGTGGAAGGGAGGCTGCCTGGGTTATGGCGGGCGTTGAACGAGGAGCGGGGGGGCGAACCGATGCCCTGGCTGGCGGCCTTGATTGTGGCCTCAGCGTTCGATGTGGCGATCCACGATGCGTTCGGCAACAGCGTGGGCCTTCCCGTGTACGAGACGTATGGGCCGGAACACCTCAATCGCGACCTGGCGGTGTTTCTCGAACCGGCCGAGCCGGGGATGAGCTTTGCGGGCCGGTATCCGTCGGACTACCTGGTGCCGCGGCGCGACCGGCTTCGCGCCTGGCATCTGGTGGGGGGATTGGACCCGATCGCCGCGTCGGAGTTGCGCGGGGACGAGCCGGAGGATGGCGTGCCGGTGCTGTTGGCGGACTGGATCCGGCGGGACGGTTTGAAGTGCCTCAAGGTGAAGCTGCGCGGCAACGACGCGGCTTGGGATTATGAACGATTGGTGGCGGTGGGGAAGGTGGCGGTGGCGGGCGGAGTGGATTGGTTGACGGCCGACTTCAACTGCACCGTCCGCGAGCCCGCCTACGTGAACGTCATCCTCGACCGGCTTCGGAACTCGCATCCGCGCCTGTACGGCATGCTGTTGTACGTGGAGCAGCCTTTTCCCTACGACCTCGAGGCGAACCCGATTCCGGCGCACAGCGTCTCGGCCCGCAAGCCGCTGTTTCTCGACGAAAGCGCGCATGACTGGCGCCTGGTGCGGCATGGACGGCAGTTGGGATGGAGCGGTGTGGCGTTGAAGACGTGCAAGACCCAGAGCGGTGCGCTGCTGAGCCTCGCCTGGGCGCGGGCGCACGGGATGGAACTGATGGTGCAGGATCTGACCAATCCGATGCTGGCTCAACTGCCGCATCTCCTCCTGGCGGCCCATGCGGGCACCATCATGGGGGTGGAGACCAACGCGATGCAGTTCTACCCGGCGGTGTCGGCGCCGGAGGCGGCGGTACATCCCGGGTGTCATGCGCGCCGGAACGGGGAGGTGGATCTGTCCACCCTGCGGGGATCGGGTTTCGGATACCGGCTGGAAGCGATTCGGCGGGACCTGCCGGCGGCCGAGTGGGTGTACGGCGAGTAG